One window of Carcharodon carcharias isolate sCarCar2 chromosome 25, sCarCar2.pri, whole genome shotgun sequence genomic DNA carries:
- the LOC121269520 gene encoding late histone H2A.2.2, producing MSGRGKSSSGGKARAKAKTRSSRAGLQFPVGRVHRLLRKGNYADRVGAGAPVYLAAVLEYLTAEILELAGNAARDNKKSRIIPRHLQLAIRNDEELNKLLGGVTIAQGGVLPNIQAVLLPKKSGSGPATGGGGGGGGGGGKSGGKKSSQQSQEF from the coding sequence atgtcCGGGAGAGGGAAGAGCAGCAGCGGCGGCAAAGCCCGGGCCAAGGCCAAGACGCGGTCGTCGCGGGCCGGCTTGCAGTTCCCGGTCGGCCGGGTGCACCGCCTGCTCCGCAAGGGGAACTACGCCGACCGGGTGGGGGCCGGGGCCCCGGTCTACCTGGCGGCCGTGCTCGAGTACCTGACGGCCGAGATCCTGGAGCTGGCCGGCAACGCGGCCCGCGACAACAAGAAGTCCCGCATCATCCCCCGGCACCTGCAGCTGGCCATCCGCAACGAcgaggagctcaacaagctgTTGGGGGGGGTCACCATCGCCCAGGGAGGAGtcctgcccaacatccaggcCGTGCTGCTGCCCAAGAAGTCGGGCTCGGGCCCGGCCACCGgcggcggaggaggaggaggaggaggcggcggCAAGAGCGGCGGCAAGAAGAGCTCTCAGCAGTCGCAGGAATTCTAG